In Paenibacillus sp. G2S3, a single window of DNA contains:
- a CDS encoding AraC family transcriptional regulator has translation MDQLKGQHKLPEYWSTRSVDLSEGFVHPPLDYEHELLEAIRIGDEKRALEALHRINAMEAATLARYPLRSKKNAMIASCTLFTRAIIRGGVDPETAFQLSDTFIRAVEATTELEALHRYEYEMVLQFITVMRQQKENLHYSHIVNLSVYFIREHLFQDLNLSLISRHVGVHPSYLSDRFKRETGMPLTEFINRRRIEESQSILIHTNQSISEIALMFKFCSQSYYTQLFKKYTGLTPKQFRRNGGAITK, from the coding sequence ATGGATCAACTTAAAGGACAACATAAACTGCCGGAATATTGGTCTACACGTTCTGTGGATCTGTCAGAGGGATTTGTTCATCCTCCGCTGGATTATGAACATGAGCTTTTGGAAGCGATCCGAATCGGTGACGAGAAGCGGGCACTGGAAGCACTGCATAGAATTAACGCAATGGAAGCCGCTACGCTAGCCCGATATCCGCTGCGCTCCAAGAAAAACGCTATGATTGCGTCCTGCACCTTGTTTACACGTGCGATTATCCGGGGTGGTGTTGACCCTGAGACGGCTTTTCAGCTGAGTGATACGTTCATCCGTGCGGTGGAAGCTACGACGGAGCTAGAGGCACTTCATCGATATGAATATGAAATGGTCCTGCAGTTCATTACAGTGATGCGCCAGCAGAAGGAGAACCTTCACTATTCACATATTGTCAATCTATCCGTATATTTTATACGCGAGCATCTGTTTCAAGATTTGAACCTTAGCCTGATCTCCCGGCATGTTGGTGTGCATCCCAGTTATTTGTCCGACCGCTTCAAGCGCGAAACGGGTATGCCACTCACGGAATTTATCAACCGACGTAGAATTGAGGAATCGCAGTCGATCCTCATTCACACGAATCAGTCTATTTCCGAAATCGCATTGATGTTTAAATTTTGCAGTCAAAGTTACTATACACAGTTATTTAAAAAATACACGGGCTTGACCCCCAAGCAGTTTCGCCGGAACGGCGGGGCAATTACGAAATGA
- a CDS encoding glycosyl hydrolase family 65 protein has protein sequence MSWSIANQGLSADTLLNLESIFALGNGYLGVRGNFEEGYSDKEIRSIRGTYLNAFHDVIDIPYGEKLFAFPGTQQKLVNIIDSQGINIYIGEDMEPFALTEESVLAYERNLHLDKGYSERKIHWKSPSGKELKLHFRRLVSFTTRELFAIHLTLEPINFNGPIRIVSRVNGDVSNYTNPNDPRVAAGHSKRLSVVTCEARGEYVCLENETMASALRTSCVTRHEWEGNWQVETQAGETDAIVTATSSLSGPLSLTKWNVYTDTLRHEQRLVNTGIQVQESLKHLSFEDMLEQQEQYLADFWKRSDVGIENDISLQEGIRFNLYQLLQSAGRDAHSNISAKGLSGEGYEGHYFWDTEIYMFPVFLMTSPDLARQLLLYRYSKLEEARERAKEMGHAQGALFPWRTISGTECSSFFPSGTAQYHISADVAYSYIQYHLAEEDDAFLLQYGAEVLFETARLWMEIGHYYEGKFHIDEVTGPDEYTCLVNNNYYTNVMAKHNLKWAARSFARLQEYDEAGFQALCVRLHVTGPEADSWLKAANAMLLPYDEKLGINPQDDTFLRKAVWDFDNTPPEKHPLLLHYHPLTLYRYQVCKQADTVLAHYLLEDEQSQETIRKSYDYYEQITTHDSSLSSCIFSIMASKIGYKDKAYNYFIETARLDLDNTHGNTKDGLHLANMGGTWMAIVYGFAGTRLKENGLSLAPSLPTGWQKYNFRLTFRGRLIAVTIREEGVELELLEGEALELTLYGQSVTLGNEKPVTQALQA, from the coding sequence ATGAGCTGGAGCATTGCCAATCAGGGATTGTCAGCAGATACTCTGCTAAATTTGGAAAGTATTTTTGCGCTGGGGAACGGATATTTGGGCGTGCGTGGCAATTTTGAAGAAGGGTATTCCGATAAAGAAATCCGCAGTATCCGCGGAACGTATTTGAACGCCTTTCACGATGTGATTGACATTCCCTATGGGGAGAAGCTATTCGCCTTTCCAGGTACACAGCAAAAATTGGTTAATATTATAGATTCCCAAGGGATAAATATTTATATAGGCGAAGATATGGAGCCATTTGCACTTACAGAAGAGAGTGTCCTCGCCTATGAGCGTAACCTCCATCTGGATAAGGGATATTCGGAACGTAAGATCCACTGGAAATCCCCCTCCGGTAAAGAACTCAAGCTGCATTTCCGTAGACTCGTTTCTTTCACTACCCGTGAGCTTTTTGCCATTCATCTGACTCTTGAACCTATCAATTTCAACGGTCCGATCCGGATTGTCTCTCGTGTAAACGGCGATGTCAGCAACTATACGAATCCGAATGACCCGCGTGTAGCTGCAGGACATTCCAAACGCCTGAGCGTAGTAACGTGTGAAGCACGTGGTGAATATGTTTGCCTGGAGAATGAGACGATGGCTTCGGCCCTGCGGACCTCCTGTGTTACCCGGCATGAATGGGAAGGTAACTGGCAGGTTGAAACTCAGGCTGGAGAAACCGACGCCATAGTGACGGCAACCTCCTCCTTATCTGGACCGCTATCGCTGACCAAATGGAATGTCTATACCGATACACTACGACATGAGCAAAGGCTTGTAAATACCGGTATTCAAGTACAGGAATCATTGAAGCATCTCTCCTTTGAAGACATGCTGGAACAGCAGGAGCAATATTTGGCTGACTTCTGGAAGCGCTCCGATGTAGGGATTGAGAACGACATATCGCTTCAGGAAGGCATACGTTTCAACCTTTATCAGCTGCTGCAATCAGCCGGACGCGACGCGCATAGCAACATCTCAGCCAAAGGTTTATCCGGTGAAGGGTACGAAGGCCATTATTTCTGGGACACGGAAATTTATATGTTCCCTGTGTTCCTAATGACCTCCCCTGACTTGGCCCGGCAGCTCCTATTGTACCGGTATTCCAAACTGGAAGAGGCAAGAGAACGTGCTAAAGAGATGGGTCATGCCCAAGGTGCATTGTTCCCATGGCGGACGATTTCAGGTACGGAATGTTCCTCCTTCTTCCCATCCGGCACAGCCCAATATCATATCAGCGCCGATGTAGCCTACAGCTATATCCAATACCATCTGGCGGAAGAAGATGACGCCTTCTTGCTCCAATACGGCGCCGAGGTGCTATTTGAGACAGCGCGGCTTTGGATGGAAATCGGTCATTACTACGAAGGCAAATTTCACATTGATGAAGTGACTGGACCGGACGAATACACTTGTCTTGTGAACAACAACTATTACACCAATGTAATGGCCAAACATAATTTAAAATGGGCCGCACGCAGTTTTGCCCGGCTTCAAGAATATGACGAGGCTGGATTCCAAGCTTTGTGTGTGCGCCTGCATGTGACCGGACCAGAAGCAGACAGCTGGCTGAAGGCGGCGAATGCCATGCTGCTTCCTTACGACGAGAAGCTGGGCATTAATCCGCAGGATGATACTTTTTTACGCAAAGCGGTCTGGGATTTCGACAATACACCACCGGAGAAACATCCGTTGCTGCTGCATTACCACCCGCTCACGCTGTACCGTTATCAGGTCTGCAAGCAAGCCGATACTGTACTCGCTCATTACTTGCTGGAAGACGAGCAGTCTCAAGAAACTATTCGCAAATCGTATGATTATTATGAGCAAATCACTACCCATGATTCCTCCTTGTCCTCTTGCATATTCAGCATCATGGCCTCGAAGATCGGGTACAAGGACAAAGCGTATAACTATTTTATCGAGACGGCGCGGCTCGATCTCGACAATACGCACGGAAACACTAAAGACGGATTACATCTCGCCAATATGGGTGGAACGTGGATGGCCATTGTGTACGGTTTTGCCGGAACACGTCTCAAGGAAAATGGCCTGTCGCTCGCTCCGTCCCTACCTACGGGCTGGCAGAAATATAACTTCCGCCTCACCTTCCGCGGCCGCCTCATTGCTGTAACCATTCGCGAGGAAGGTGTGGAGCTTGAATTGCTAGAGGGTGAAGCCCTTGAACTTACGCTCTATGGCCAATCGGTAACTCTGGGCAACGAGAAGCCGGTAACTCAGGCGCTGCAAGCCTAA